A genome region from Cetobacterium sp. ZOR0034 includes the following:
- a CDS encoding replication initiation protein → MGKEIIKYHNDMNKVSFAGFKEKELDLFFSICQKMKDKGTNEIVFSFSDLRKLSQYSNRSIERFYSDLDRVYKKMLELNLKYEDEKEIRRFVLFSRYIIKKDEQIIIIKASEDFEYILNKLIGTFTKFDLVDFVSLKSVYSKNMFKLLKQWESKKNVKYEVQVLREILGVPSKYTTSNFNDRVLKPIMDELPKYFNDL, encoded by the coding sequence ATGGGGAAAGAAATTATCAAATATCACAATGATATGAATAAAGTTAGTTTTGCTGGATTCAAAGAAAAAGAATTAGATTTATTTTTTTCAATTTGTCAAAAAATGAAAGATAAAGGAACTAATGAAATCGTTTTTTCTTTTTCAGATCTTAGAAAATTATCTCAATATTCAAACCGAAGTATTGAAAGATTTTATTCTGATTTAGATCGAGTATATAAAAAAATGTTAGAATTAAATTTAAAATATGAGGATGAAAAAGAAATAAGACGTTTTGTTTTATTTAGTAGATATATTATAAAAAAAGATGAACAAATAATTATAATAAAAGCTAGTGAAGATTTTGAATATATTTTGAATAAACTTATAGGAACATTTACAAAATTTGATTTAGTAGATTTTGTGAGTTTAAAAAGCGTTTATTCAAAAAATATGTTTAAATTGTTAAAACAATGGGAGAGCAAAAAAAACGTGAAATACGAGGTCCAAGTATTAAGAGAAATATTAGGTGTTCCAAGTAAGTATACAACATCAAATTTTAATGACAGAGTATTAAAGCCTATTATGGATGAACTTCCAAAATATTTTAATGATTTATGA